A portion of the Bdellovibrionales bacterium genome contains these proteins:
- a CDS encoding site-specific integrase, translating into MTNRIFTVRVITKSTLDDYGQVLRKYISDWWKRSASEITATEIVQRLHHIHFEMGKSRGVQLKLRSALNTIYDWAITAGRIKGIQHSPAKDVPLVGRKHEKQKPILNLQQIRKLLEAAQGYNHPWYPIWLFSLHTGTRSGEALALEWSDVDLDSRRLFINKSYNGRFKRIGPTKGGYWREVPINDELARLLKELRAKHSATSNYVLPRITNWERGSQARVLREFCKLIGIPEVNFHALRACFATQLLRNGVEAARVMKICGWKELETMQRYIRLAGVEVEGVTDSLKFTTADEAMAKVVKLFGDRS; encoded by the coding sequence GTGACAAACAGAATTTTTACCGTTCGAGTAATTACAAAATCCACGCTCGATGATTACGGTCAGGTGCTTCGCAAGTACATCTCTGACTGGTGGAAGCGATCAGCGTCTGAGATTACCGCCACTGAAATAGTTCAGCGTTTGCACCATATTCATTTCGAGATGGGAAAGTCGCGTGGAGTTCAACTTAAGCTAAGAAGTGCACTGAACACGATCTACGATTGGGCAATCACTGCTGGCCGAATTAAAGGGATCCAGCATAGTCCCGCGAAAGACGTCCCCCTGGTCGGCCGCAAACACGAAAAGCAAAAGCCAATTCTCAATCTACAGCAGATCAGAAAATTGCTAGAAGCAGCCCAAGGTTACAACCACCCCTGGTATCCAATTTGGTTATTCAGTCTTCATACTGGAACCCGCAGCGGTGAAGCCTTGGCTCTCGAATGGAGTGACGTTGATCTTGATAGCCGGAGACTTTTTATCAATAAGTCATACAACGGCAGGTTCAAACGAATCGGACCGACAAAGGGCGGATACTGGCGCGAAGTGCCGATCAATGACGAACTTGCGAGACTGCTGAAAGAGCTTCGAGCGAAGCATTCGGCAACATCAAATTACGTCCTACCGCGAATCACCAACTGGGAGCGTGGGTCACAAGCACGGGTACTGAGAGAGTTCTGCAAACTGATTGGAATCCCCGAAGTGAACTTTCACGCGCTGCGCGCCTGTTTTGCCACACAGCTGCTCCGTAATGGCGTCGAGGCCGCAAGGGTGATGAAGATATGTGGATGGAAGGAACTCGAAACCATGCAGCGATATATTCGTTTGGCAGGGGTTGAGGTTGAAGGTGTCACTGATTCGTTGAAGTTCACTACTGCCGACGAGGCAATGGCAAAGGTTGTTAAGCTATTTGGAGATAGGAGTTGA
- a CDS encoding IS3 family transposase encodes MRILVFEYIETWYNKKRLHSSLGYQSPLEYESTLNAA; translated from the coding sequence TTGAGAATCTTAGTTTTTGAGTATATTGAAACCTGGTACAATAAAAAAAGATTGCATTCATCGCTTGGCTATCAAAGTCCTTTGGAGTATGAATCAACACTAAATGCCGCCTGA
- a CDS encoding DUF4423 domain-containing protein has translation MQVWEFLSYRAYLISRLGPEGSRSGSRKELAAAIQIHTTYVSQVLKGKAEFSLEQAEAINTFFGHTEEEGEYFILLLLQDRAGSSKLKKRFESKIQKMRDERLNISKRLNVDNAISEKDREHFYSSAVYGAAHVLCSLPNYRTVPSLAEALRLPRVRVAEIVEFLLRIGVLKSEKDLLLPGPRHVHLGNESEMILKHHINWRMHCISNLQFLNKEDLHYSACLSISHDGAFRVKEAILDTLKKTVSIVGESKVETGYVLNFDFYKLIQ, from the coding sequence ATGCAGGTCTGGGAATTTCTAAGTTACAGAGCATATTTAATCTCGCGGCTTGGACCGGAAGGAAGCCGCTCTGGTTCACGTAAAGAGTTAGCAGCAGCAATTCAAATCCACACCACGTATGTATCTCAAGTCCTCAAAGGCAAAGCTGAGTTTTCACTTGAACAGGCTGAGGCCATAAACACATTCTTTGGACACACAGAGGAGGAGGGCGAATATTTTATTTTGCTATTGCTCCAAGATCGGGCTGGTTCGTCGAAACTGAAGAAGCGTTTTGAATCCAAAATTCAAAAAATGCGAGATGAGAGATTAAATATTAGTAAGCGACTTAATGTCGATAATGCGATTTCGGAGAAAGACAGGGAGCACTTCTATTCAAGCGCCGTTTATGGAGCCGCACACGTTCTATGCTCTCTTCCCAACTATCGGACCGTCCCATCGCTTGCGGAAGCCCTTCGTCTCCCAAGGGTGCGCGTTGCCGAGATTGTGGAGTTTCTTTTGAGAATTGGAGTGCTCAAGAGTGAGAAGGACCTTCTCCTGCCTGGGCCACGCCATGTTCATCTTGGGAATGAATCTGAAATGATTCTCAAGCATCATATCAACTGGAGAATGCACTGTATTTCCAACCTACAATTTCTTAACAAAGAGGACCTGCATTATTCAGCCTGTCTGAGCATATCCCATGACGGCGCATTTCGAGTAAAGGAAGCAATTCTCGATACGCTCAAAAAGACAGTCAGTATTGTTGGTGAATCTAAAGTTGAAACTGGCTATGTATTGAATTTCGATTTCTATAAATTGATTCAATGA
- a CDS encoding anti-sigma factor, whose protein sequence is MKHCYIKISLGLLGWVLGTQIANGRSMDLKSANGKVLIAAPTEINGPTNRGVWFIDPGSGSFSLDLPELPKNQVYEGWIVDDCTGKKFSTGLFRSNGGIDSDAAGKFAGPLALNFPQVPGSDFVTLGHNLVDGGHNVVVTVEPYPDSDPNPSGLAVLKVNIPRETAPGTELIFDNIAQ, encoded by the coding sequence GTGAAACATTGCTACATAAAGATAAGCCTGGGTCTGCTGGGATGGGTTTTGGGAACACAAATTGCCAACGGGCGAAGCATGGATCTCAAGAGCGCAAACGGAAAAGTGTTGATTGCGGCGCCGACAGAAATCAATGGACCAACAAATAGGGGTGTTTGGTTTATTGATCCAGGCTCTGGCTCATTTTCACTTGATCTGCCTGAGTTGCCAAAAAATCAGGTTTACGAAGGGTGGATTGTCGACGATTGCACCGGGAAAAAGTTCTCCACCGGTCTCTTTCGTTCAAACGGCGGAATCGACTCCGATGCAGCAGGAAAATTTGCAGGACCATTGGCTCTGAATTTTCCACAGGTACCAGGATCTGATTTTGTTACCTTGGGCCACAATCTGGTCGATGGGGGCCACAATGTCGTCGTTACGGTCGAGCCCTATCCAGATTCTGATCCGAATCCATCTGGCCTCGCGGTTCTTAAGGTCAACATACCAAGAGAAACAGCCCCTGGAACAGAACTCATTTTTGATAACATTGCTCAATAA
- a CDS encoding LysR family transcriptional regulator encodes MARDIHVDQIKKLWILDLVIQKGSLRKAALHAKISPSAISQTLSSLEQAFGKSLLIRDRGKAIPTQDALAILEIVRPAFDAFDRLRFYTGAPAPKMSWLNFGTYESIAMDLLPGLIHSLREKLPDLRLGLRISRTSHLLTMVRKGELCSALIAEVDDLQRFYVKDVSEDRLGLYVSKVHPISNYGWSAIQEFGFGSLAPGKDGLPRYFTKFVRQHELTKPTILSDSFETLRAAAAAGSIVAVLPNRVAKRLDDLIEISPKRSNGKLPKETGQHRIYVVSQTNCDRAEADFIAEVAGKLLSDHR; translated from the coding sequence ATGGCGCGAGACATCCATGTTGATCAAATAAAGAAGCTGTGGATATTAGATCTGGTCATCCAAAAGGGTAGCCTAAGGAAGGCTGCTCTTCATGCGAAAATTTCACCCAGTGCCATTTCGCAAACTCTTTCCTCTTTGGAGCAGGCATTTGGTAAATCTTTGCTTATCCGCGATCGTGGAAAGGCAATTCCGACCCAAGATGCATTAGCAATTCTCGAAATCGTAAGGCCTGCATTTGATGCGTTTGATCGTTTGCGATTTTACACCGGTGCACCTGCTCCAAAGATGAGTTGGCTAAATTTTGGAACCTATGAAAGTATAGCAATGGATCTATTGCCTGGTTTGATTCACAGCTTGAGGGAGAAACTGCCGGATCTGAGGCTTGGACTTCGGATCAGCAGGACTTCTCACCTTCTTACAATGGTGCGAAAGGGCGAACTCTGCTCTGCATTGATCGCTGAGGTCGATGATCTCCAGCGATTTTATGTGAAGGATGTTTCAGAAGATAGGTTGGGTTTGTATGTTTCGAAGGTCCACCCCATTTCAAATTACGGATGGAGCGCCATTCAGGAGTTTGGCTTCGGCTCTTTAGCCCCTGGTAAAGATGGCCTCCCGAGATATTTCACAAAGTTCGTCCGGCAACACGAACTCACAAAGCCTACGATATTGAGTGATAGCTTTGAAACTCTCCGTGCGGCAGCGGCGGCCGGCTCTATTGTAGCGGTTCTTCCCAACCGCGTGGCAAAGAGACTTGATGATTTAATTGAGATTTCACCAAAACGATCTAACGGAAAACTACCAAAGGAGACGGGACAACACAGGATCTACGTTGTCAGTCAGACAAACTGTGACAGAGCTGAAGCAGACTTTATTGCGGAAGTAGCAGGAAAACTCCTGAGCGATCATCGTTAG
- a CDS encoding DUF1398 family protein codes for MCWQCDQQGSPLVTGTHEIPKFNLEALLAAIRTDQEGRSTFPEFLQSAWQAGVIGYDADFVGRKVIYYGVNGEKYFEEYPAVEVKK; via the coding sequence TTGTGCTGGCAGTGCGATCAACAAGGAAGCCCTCTTGTAACGGGCACTCATGAAATTCCAAAGTTTAATCTCGAGGCTCTCCTTGCCGCGATTAGGACTGATCAAGAGGGTCGAAGTACGTTTCCTGAGTTTCTGCAATCCGCATGGCAAGCCGGAGTCATTGGGTACGATGCTGATTTTGTCGGACGTAAGGTCATTTACTACGGTGTGAATGGCGAAAAGTACTTTGAAGAATATCCCGCCGTTGAAGTAAAAAAGTAA
- a CDS encoding TMEM165/GDT1 family protein, protein MEAVINSFILVFVSEMGDKTQLLALVLAVRSTRKPSCNGHS, encoded by the coding sequence ATAGAAGCGGTAATCAATTCGTTTATTTTGGTTTTTGTAAGTGAGATGGGAGATAAAACTCAGCTTCTAGCGCTTGTGCTGGCAGTGCGATCAACAAGGAAGCCCTCTTGTAACGGGCACTCATGA